A genomic window from Brassica oleracea var. oleracea cultivar TO1000 chromosome C8, BOL, whole genome shotgun sequence includes:
- the LOC106309846 gene encoding 25.3 kDa vesicle transport protein-like: MVKMTLIARVTDGLPLAEGLDDGRDLPDSDMYKQQVKSLFKNLSRGHNEASRMSVETGPYVFHYIIEGRVCYLTMCDRSYPKKLAFQYLEDLKNEFERVNGPNIETAARPYAFIKFDTFIQKTKKLYQDTRTQRNIAKLNDELYEVHQIMTRNVQEVLGVGEKLDQVSEMSSRLTSESRIYADKAKDLNRQALIRKWAPVAIVLGVVFLLFWVKNKLW, encoded by the exons ATGGTGAAGATGACATTGATAGCTCGTGTTACTGACGGGTTGCCTCTAGCAGAGGGACTCGACGATGGACGTGACTTACCAGATTCCGACATGTATAAGCAACAGGTCAAGTCTCTGTTCAAGAATCTCTCCAGAGGTCATAACGAAGCTTCGAGAATGTCCGTTGAAACTGGGCCCTATGTTTTCCA TTATATCATAGAAGGACGTGTTTGCTACTTGACAATGTGTGACCGCTCTTACCCCAAGAAACTCGCGTTCCAGTACCTTGAAGATCTCAAGAATGAGTTTGAACGTGTCAACGGGCCTAACATTGAGACAGCTGCTCGACCCTATGCCTTTATTAAATTTG ATACTTTCATACAGAAAACGAAGAAACTGTACCAAGACACTCGTACGCAACGAAATATTGCTAAGCTGAATGATGAACTCTATGAGGTCCATCAGATAATGACGCGGAATGTGCAGGAAGTCCTTGGTGTTGGTGAAAAACTGGACC AGGTGAGCGAGATGTCGAGTAGGCTAACTTCTGAGTCTCGTATATATGCTGATAAGGCTAAAGATTTGAACCGTCAG GCTTTGATCCGGAAATGGGCACCAGTAGCGATCGTTTTGGGTGTCGTTTTCCTTCTTTTCTGGGTCAAGAACAAGCTATGGTAA
- the LOC106312612 gene encoding GPI mannosyltransferase 2, with the protein MAKAMESKSTSRRESILIRYAIFSRLLVLFLTVSWRSFLQPYDTSALLNPPCLHHEEVTEESPPLNKVSKTLENSVVWDSVYFVRISQCGYEYEQTYAFLPLLPFFISLLSRTVFAPLVPLIGLRAVMVLSGYVVSNLAFVFAAIYLFRVSAIVLKDTEASFRASVMFCFNPASIFYSSVYSESLYALFSIGGLYHLLSGASNVAVLWFALSGCARSNGILNAGYICFQTMHRAYEALYLKKRVCLSVQVLVTGLLRCICICLPFVAFQAYGYYNICHGHKLDELRPWCKAKVPLLYNFIQSHYWGVGFLRYFQFKQLPNFLLASPILSLAVCSIISYMKTRPELFISLGFQATEKEKRSSARLYSLKDALELDGITSSNDNRDIRQRKPRRKDVTVINAAAKSTSPETTGYFSADVFPFVVHLGLMTATAFFIMHVQVGTRFLSASPSLYWFASHLIASPKHRKWEYLICSYCAAYILLGTLLFSNFYPFT; encoded by the exons ATGGCGAAAGCCATGGAATCAAAATCTACATCCAGGAGGGAATCCATCTTGATCAGATACGCCATCTTCTCGCGACTCCTCGTTCTGTTCTTAACCGTCTCGTGGCGGAGCTTCCTCCAACCGTACGATACATCCGCTCTGCTCAACCCGCCTTGTCTGCATCACGAAGAAGTCACCGAGGAGTCTCCTCCACTCAATAAGGTCTCGAAGACTCTCGAAAACAGCGTCGTTTGGGACAGCGTGTATTTCGTCAGGATCAGTCAGTGTGGGTATGAGTATGAGCAGACTTACGCCTTCTTGCCTCTTCTTCCTTTCTTCATCTCTCTTCTCTCTCGCACAG TTTTTGCGCCTTTGGTTCCGTTGATTGGTCTTCGAGCTGTAATGGTGTTGTCTGGTTACGTCGTCAGCAACTTGGCCTTCGTGTTTGCTGCTATCTATCTATTCAG GGTTTCAGCTATTGTCTTGAAGGACACTGAAGCATCATTCAGAGCTTCAGTTATGTTCTGTTTCAATCCAGCGTCCATATTCTATTCATCAGT ATATTCAGAAAGTCTGTATGCTCTGTTTTCAATTGGAGGATTGTATCACTTGTTATCTGGCGCCAGCAATGTAGCAGTTCTCTGGTTTGCACTCTCTGGTTGTGCAAGGTCCAATGGGATTCTTAATGCTGGTTATATCTGCTTCCAGACCATGCATCGAGCATATGAGGCTTTATATCTGAAAAAACGCGTTTGT TTGTCTGTGCAGGTTTTAGTTACTGGATTACTTCGGTGCATTTGCATTTGTCTTCCTTTCGTCGCATTTCAAGCATACGGATACTATAACATATGTCATGGACATAAGCTAGATGAATTGAGGCCTTGGTGCAAAGCAAAGGTACCTTTGCTGTACAACTTCATTCAAAGTCATTACTG GGGAGTAGGTTTTCTTAGATACTTTCAGTTTAAGCAGCTCCCAAACTTTCTTCTCGCATCCCCAATTCTCTCTCTAGCTGTGTGTTCAATTATAAGTTACATGAAGACTAGGCCTGAGCTCTTCATTTCACTGGGCTTTCAAGCTACCGAGAAAGAAAAGAGATCTTCTGCAAGGCTTTATTCTCTGAAGGATGCACTTGAACTGGATGGTATAACTTCATCAAATGATAACCGTGACATTAGGCAGCGAAAGCCGAGGAGAAAGGACGTGACTGTCATCAATGCAGCTGCGAAATCCACCTCGCCGGAGACAACAGGATACTTTTCAGCTGATGTTTTTCCATTTGTCGTCCACTTGGGTTTAATGACAGCCACAGCGTTCTTCATCATGCATGTTCAG GTTGGAACACGGTTCTTGTCAGCGAGCCCTTCTCTTTACTGGTTTGCATCTCATTTGATTGCATCTCCTAAACATAGGAAATGGGAATACTTGATATGCTCATATTGTGCAGCCTATATCCTACTTGGCACTCTCCTCTTCTCAAACTTTTATCCATTCACTTGA
- the LOC106312611 gene encoding serine--tRNA ligase, chloroplastic/mitochondrial has protein sequence MGLHTLRLAAVPMTFSAFTSRLFLKPLPPKTLQTLTLVSRHVRPGKPFLVRAFSASAAVQGIPPTQASDSSAARPQWKASIDFKWIRDNKEAVEINIKNRNSNADLGGVIELYENMVNLQKEVEGIREERNNVAKKMKGKLEPSERERLVEEGKSLKESLVTLEEDLVKLQDELQQVARSIPNMTHPDVPIGGEDSSAIRKEVGSPREFTFPIKDHLQLGKDLDLIDFDSASEVSGSKFFYLKNEAVLLEMALLNWTLSEVMKKGFTPLTTPEIVRSSIVEKCGFQPRGDNTQVYSIDGTDQCLIGTAEIPVGGIHMDSILLESALPLKYIAFSHCFRTEAGAAGAATKGLYRVHQFSKAEMFILCRPEDSETFHHELIQIEEDLFTSLGLHFKTLDMATADLGAPAYRKFDIEAWMPGLGRYGEISSASNCTDYQSRRLGIRYRPSEPLQTGSKKGKASLPATKFVHTLNATACAVPRMMVCLLENYQQEDGSVVIPEPLRPFMGGIGLIKPKLR, from the exons ATGGGTTTACACACATTAAGACTCGCCGCGGTTCCGATGACCTTCTCCGCATTCACCTCTCGCCTCTTCCTCAAGCCACTTCCTCCCAAAACTCTCCAAACTCTAACTTTGGTTTCCCGTCATGTTCGACCGGGTAAGCCTTTCCTCGTCAGGGCCTTCTCTGCTTCCGCCGCCGTACAAGGGATTCCACCCACGCAAGCTTCGGATTCCTCTG CTGCGAGGCCTCAGTGGAAAGCCTCCATTGACTTCAAGTGGATAAGGGATAACAAGGAAGCGGTCGAAATCAATATCAAGAATCGAAACTCGAATGCTGATTTGGGAGGTGTGATCGAGCTTTACGAGAACATGGTCAATCTCCAGAAG GAAGTCGAGGGGATTCGTGAGGAAAGGAACAACGTTGCCAAGAAGATGAAGGGGAAGCTTGAACCTTCAGAGCGTGAGAGACTCGTCGAAGAAG GTAAAAGTCTTAAGGAGAGTCTTGTAACTCTGGAAGAAGACCTCGTGAAGCTTCAAGATGAGCTCCAACAAGTGGCGCGGTCTATACCAAATATGACCCACCCTGATGTTCCTATTGGTGGCGAGGATTCATCGGCTATTAGAAAGGAG GTTGGTAGTCCACGTGAGTTTACCTTTCCAATCAAGGATCATCTTCAGCTTGGGAAGGATCTTGATCTCATTGATTTTGACTCCGCTTCAGAG GTAAGTGGTTCAAAGTTCTTCTATTTGAAGAATGAAGCAGTGTTATTGGAGATGGCCCTCCTTAACTGGACGTTATCAGAAGTCATGAAGAAGGGTTTTACTCCCCTAACAACCCCTGAGATAGTGAGATCTTCTATTGTTGAGAAATGCGGTTTCCAACCTCGTGGAGATAACACTCAG GTTTATTCTATAGATGGAACTGACCAATGTCTCATTGGCACCGCTGAAATCCCCGTAGGAGGAATCCACATGGATTCTATTCTTCTTGAATCAGCACTACCTTTGAAGTATATAGCATTCTCTCATTGCTTCCGAACCGAAGCTGGTGCAGCTGGCGCCGCTACAAA AGGTCTTTACCGAGTTCATCAGTTCAGCAAAGCAGAAATGTTTATCCTGTGCCGACCTGAGGATAGTGAGACCTTCCACCATGAGCTCATTCAGATTGAAGAAGATCTCTTTACTTCTTTAGGATTACACTTCAA AACATTGGACATGGCCACAGCAGATCTAGGCGCTCCAGCTTACCGCAAGTTTGACATTGAAGCATGGATGCCCGGTTTGGGAAGATATGGCGAG ATATCAAGCGCATCCAACTGCACGGATTACCAAAGCCGGAGACTGGGAATACGTTACCGCCCATCTGAACCGCTTCAGACGGGTTCTAAGAAAGGCAAAGCGAGCCTTCCGGCTACTAAGTTTGTGCATACTCTAAACGCAACAGCTTGTGCTGTCCCAAGGATGATGGTGTGTTTGCTGGAGAATTACCAGCAAGAAGATGGATCTGTGGTGATCCCTGAGCCCCTTAGGCCTTTCATGGGAGGCATTGGGCTTATTAAACCCAAGCTTAGATAA
- the LOC106312228 gene encoding aminomethyltransferase, mitochondrial, with product MRGGSLWQLGQSITRRLAQSDKKPLSRRYFASEADLKKTALYDFHVAHGGKMVPFAGWSMPIQYKDSIMDSTVNCRVNGSLFDVAHMCGLSLKGKDCVPFLETLVVADVAGLAPGTGSLTVFTNEKGGAIDDSVITKVTDEHIYLVVNAGCRDKDLAHIEEHMKAFKSKGGDVSWHIHDERSLLALQGPLAAPVLQHLTKEDLSKLYFGQFQILDINGSTCFLTRTGYTGEDGFEISVPSEHAVDLAKAILEKSEGKVRLTGLGARDSLRLEAGLCLYGNDMEQHISPVEAGLTWAIGKRRRAEGGFLGADVILKQLQDGPTIRRVGFFSSGPPARSHSEVHDESGNKIGEITSGGFSPNLKKNIAMGYVKSGQHKNGTKVKILVRGKPYEGNITKMPFVATKYYKPS from the exons ATGAGAGGTGGGAGTCTATGGCAGCTAGGGCAATCCATAACCCGTCGCCTTGCTCAATCCGACAAGAAACCTCTGTCACGCCGCTACTTTGCCTCTGAAGCCGACCTCAAAAAGACAGCCCTTTACGACTTCCATGTCGCCCACGGTGGGAAGATGGTTCCTTTCGCTGGCTGGAGCATGCCGATTCAGTACAAAGACTCCATCATGGACTCGACCGTTAACTGCAGGGTCAACGGCAGTTTGTTTGACGTTGCGCATATGTGTGGTCTGAGCCTCAAGGGCAAAGACTGTGTTCCTTTTCTCGAGACGCTCGTGGTTGCTGACGTGGCTGGTTTGGCTCCTGGGACCGGGAGCTTGACGGTGTTCACGAACGAGAAAGGAGGTGCTATTGATGACTCGGTGATTACCAAAGTGACGGATGAGCATATCTATTTGGTGGTGAATGCTGGTTGTAGGGATAAGGATTTGGCTCATATTGAAGAGCACATGAAGGCTTTTAAATCCAAAGGAGGTGATGTCTCGTGGCATATCCATGATGAGAGGTCTCTTCTTGCCCTTCAG GGTCCTTTGGCTGCACCGGTGCTTCAACATTTGACTAAAGAAGACTTGAGCAAGCTTTACTTTGGACAGTTCCAGATTCTGGACATTAATGGTTCCACTTGCTTCCTTACCAGGACCGG GTATACAGGGGAAGATGGGTTTGAGATCTCAGTTCCATCCGAGCATGCAGTTGATTTAGCCAAAGCAATCTTGGAGAAATCCGAGGGAAAAGTAAGGCTCACAGGCCTAGGAGCAAGAGACAGTCTCAGGCTAGAAGCAGGTCTTTGTCTCTACGGCAACGACATGGAGCAACACATTTCTCCTGTCGAAGCTGGGCTCACATGGGCCATAGGGAAACGTAGAAGAGCAGAAGGAGGGTTTCTTGGAGCTGATGTGATCCTCAAACAGCTTCAAGATGGACCAACGATCAGAAGGGTTGGATTCTTCTCTTCGGGACCACCAGCAAGGTCGCATAGCGAGGTACATGATGAGAGTGGTAACAAGATTGGTGAGATCACGAGTGGTGGGTTTAGCCCCAACTTGAAGAAGAACATAGCTATGGGGTATGTTAAGTCGGGTCAGCACAAGAACGGGACCAAAGTGAAGATCTTGGTCCGTGGGAAACCTTATGAAGGCAACATCACTAAGATGCCGTTCGTGGCTACCAAATACTACAAGCCGTCATGA
- the LOC106308223 gene encoding acanthoscurrin-1: MKGTFTNLLVLLFIALVCANVGARKLISGDTQFKDEKFLGGGGAGGGLGGIGIGAGINTGINAGIGLGGGGVGGGGLGGGGGGLLGGGGGLLGGGGLNGGAGGLGGGGGFP; encoded by the coding sequence ATGAAAGGCACTTTCACTAACTTGCTTGTGCTTCTCTTCATTGCACTTGTTTGTGCAAATGTCGGTGCTAGGAAACTTATTTCCGGAGATACCCAATTCAAGGATGAAAAATTCCTTGGCGGCGGTGGAGCCGGTGGTGGCCTTGGTGGGATAGGGATTGGAGCTGGTATCAATACTGGTATCAATGCTGGAATTGGACTAGGTGGAGGCGGTGTGGGTGGTGGCGGACTTGGCGGTGGTGGTGGTGGACTCCTCGGTGGTGGTGGTGGACTCCTCGGTGGAGGCGGTTTAAACGGAGGAGCCGGTGGACTTGGTGGTGGTGGTGGCTTTCCTTGA
- the LOC106307871 gene encoding tyrosyl-DNA phosphodiesterase 2: MSATRFFRLLTTLAMSSSSSSSSWSCTKCTFLNSPSQKLNCMICLTPLSTPSPLSASSSDEPKWACKGCTFLNTYKNSSCEICGTRSPSSSSLLGFDDLTDSGLESNNNSVGSVFFPLRRCSKRKAMEDDDVIEVDGGSVKKRNEIESKGEASGSGTALSCVKILTYNVWFREDLELSNRMRAIGHLIQLHSPHLICFQEVIPEIYEIFRKSNWWKEYTCSVLVDASQSRGYYCMLLSKVGMKSSSCKSFRNSIMGRDLSVAEVEVPGRKPLVLATSHLESPCPGPPKWDQMFSRERVEQANEAMESLRANPNVVFGGDMNWDDKLDGKFPLPDQWVDVWEVLKPGDPGFTYDTKANPMLSGNRALQKRLDRFFCRLDDYKLGGIEMVGKEALPGLSYVKEKRVRGDVKKLELPVLPSDHFGLLLTLLPK; the protein is encoded by the exons ATGTCAGCAACCAGATTCTTCCGACTCTTGACTACTCTCGCGATGTCGTCATCGTCATCCTCATCCTCTTGGTCCTGCACCAAATGTACATTCCTCAATTCTCCTTCTCAGAAGCTCAATTGCATGATCTGCTTGACTCCCCTCTCCACCCCTTCTCCCCTCTCAGCTTCCTCCAGCGACGAACCTAAATGGGCGTGTAAAGGCTGCACCTTTCTGAACACGTACAAGAACTCATCCTGCGAAATCTGCGGGACGCGATCGCCGTCGTCTTCTTCTCTCCTGGGCTTCGACGATTTGACCGATTCGGGTCTCGAAAGCAACAACAACTCCGTCGGGTCCGTTTTCTTTCCTCTGCGGCGGTGTAGCAAGCGCAAGGCCATGGAAGATGATGACGTCATCGAGGTTGATGGTGGCTCTGTGAAGAAAAGAAACGAAATTGAATCGAAAG GGGAAGCTTCTGGTTCAGGAACAGCTTTGTCTTGTGTGAAGATTTTGACTTACAATGTTTGGTTCCGTGAAGATCTTGAGTTGAGTAATAGGATGAGAGCGATTGGTCACCTTATCCAGCTCCATTCTCCTCATCTCATATGCTTTCAG GAAGTTATCCCTGAGATATATGAGATTTTCCGCAAATCCAACTGGTGGAAAGAGTATACTTGTTCTGTCTTAGTCGATGCGTCACAATCAAGAGGCTACTATTGCATGCTG TTGAGCAAGGTGGGGATGAAGTCTTCAAGCTGTAAAAGCTTTAGGAACTCGATCATGGGTAGAGACTTATCCGTTGCAGAGGTTGAAGTTCCGGGGAGAAAGCCGCTTGTTCTGGCAACGAGCCATCTCGAGAGCCCCTGTCCAGGTCCTCCTAAATGGGACCAGATGTTTAGCCGAGAACGCGTCGAACAAGCCAATGAGGCCATGGAGTCTCTCAGAGCTAACCCCAACGTGGTATTTGGGGGAGATATGAACTGGGACGACAAGCTAGATGGGAAGTTTCCTTTGCCGGACCAATGGGTTGATGTTTGGGAGGTTTTGAAGCCAGGTGATCCCGGTTTTACGTACGACACTAAAGCGAACCCGATGCTGTCTGGTAACCGAGCTTTGCAGAAGCGGCTAGACCGTTTTTTCTGTCGGCTGGATGATTACAAGCTTGGTGGGATCGAGATGGTTGGGAAAGAGGCGCTTCCTGGTTTGTCCTATGTGAAAGAGAAGAGAGTGAGGGGTGACGTCAAGAAGCTGGAGCTTCCAGTGTTGCCTAGCGATCATTTTGGTCTGCTTTTAACTCTTTTGCCGAAATGA